A window of the Halodesulfovibrio sp. MK-HDV genome harbors these coding sequences:
- a CDS encoding GNAT family N-acetyltransferase: MLYSVEEIDKESDLYEPTVAMRRVDLFPVGRVTRSYIQDDLEDKSTLLVALKNRKLLGCGRLTLQGETAELSHIVVGEEHRFTGVGSSLIQKCVEISKRVGAKRIHLESTPEAVPFFEKFGFVVVGEEKILDLLDLPALDMELEL; the protein is encoded by the coding sequence ATGCTTTATTCTGTTGAAGAAATTGATAAAGAGTCTGACTTGTATGAACCGACCGTGGCAATGCGGCGAGTGGATTTGTTTCCAGTTGGACGGGTAACCCGTTCTTACATTCAAGATGATCTGGAAGATAAAAGTACACTGCTGGTTGCCTTAAAAAATAGAAAACTTTTAGGATGTGGAAGGCTGACATTGCAGGGCGAAACAGCCGAGCTTTCACATATAGTTGTGGGGGAAGAGCACCGTTTTACAGGTGTCGGTTCCTCGCTCATACAAAAATGTGTTGAAATTTCAAAACGGGTGGGTGCAAAAAGAATTCATCTAGAATCAACGCCTGAAGCCGTACCGTTTTTTGAGAAGTTTGGTTTTGTCGTGGTTGGGGAAGAGAAGATTCTTGATCTGCTTGATCTCCCAGCTCTTGATATGGAGCTCGAATTGTAA
- a CDS encoding TraR/DksA family transcriptional regulator, translating into MQDIQKEALVQKMYEEVGRLKMEVGRLKEVTKPVAPDDSIGRLSRMDNIVNNSVNTAALTKAESRLAGLEFVLRNIDDPDFGYCMECGAPIPHARLMAMPGATLCVKCAE; encoded by the coding sequence ATGCAAGATATTCAAAAAGAAGCACTCGTGCAGAAAATGTACGAGGAAGTTGGCCGTTTGAAAATGGAAGTTGGCCGGTTGAAAGAAGTCACAAAGCCAGTTGCGCCGGATGACTCTATCGGCAGGCTTTCACGTATGGATAATATAGTAAATAACAGTGTGAATACAGCAGCTCTGACAAAAGCGGAATCGCGCCTTGCAGGGCTTGAGTTTGTACTGCGCAATATTGATGATCCAGATTTTGGGTACTGCATGGAATGTGGTGCCCCCATCCCGCATGCTCGCTTAATGGCAATGCCGGGGGCGACGTTGTGCGTTAAGTGCGCAGAATAG
- a CDS encoding phosphotransferase family protein gives MDKKNTITRYLHASGWLEELQCRSLSDVSFLAAGEYNENWIVSAASQDQIFNQKHFVFRINHGSQLGLDKEQIRYEFEVLSALKNSAVTPIPYFEDAQAGNFDPAFDHGVLLMEYISGTPLDYTQDLDHAAKVFAAVHTQPVPEQNNFIHQKNPVADIVTESLGLLARFEDHPKIDARRKLETYSERITSLGEEYASAFAAEPQLIVNTEVNSGNFIINRERNSAHLVDWEKAVVSSRYQDLGHFIVPTTTLWKTDFIATPEHRHHFLSRYKEYAGLHQSIEELAILTGILEKTIILRGLSWCYMAWYEYTQQDRTLKNNDTFSTIERYLDNLEWFLQ, from the coding sequence ATGGATAAAAAGAATACAATTACACGTTACCTGCACGCTTCCGGTTGGCTCGAAGAACTGCAATGCCGAAGCCTATCCGATGTCTCATTCCTTGCAGCGGGTGAGTACAATGAAAACTGGATAGTCAGTGCCGCCTCGCAAGATCAGATATTCAACCAGAAGCATTTTGTCTTCCGCATTAACCATGGAAGTCAGCTTGGGTTGGATAAAGAACAAATCCGATATGAATTTGAAGTACTTTCTGCCCTCAAAAATTCAGCAGTCACCCCAATTCCATATTTTGAAGATGCACAAGCCGGAAACTTTGATCCTGCCTTTGATCATGGTGTGTTGCTCATGGAATATATTTCGGGAACACCGTTGGATTACACGCAGGATTTAGATCATGCGGCTAAAGTCTTTGCAGCTGTGCATACACAACCTGTTCCTGAGCAGAATAATTTTATCCATCAGAAAAACCCTGTTGCGGACATTGTGACAGAATCTCTCGGGCTGCTCGCACGTTTTGAAGATCATCCCAAAATTGATGCACGACGAAAGCTGGAAACATACAGCGAAAGAATTACCAGCCTTGGGGAGGAATACGCATCAGCCTTTGCAGCTGAGCCGCAGCTCATTGTAAATACCGAAGTAAATTCCGGTAACTTCATCATCAATAGAGAACGTAACAGCGCACACCTTGTGGACTGGGAAAAAGCGGTTGTCTCAAGCCGTTATCAAGATCTCGGACATTTTATCGTTCCCACAACCACATTATGGAAAACGGACTTTATAGCAACGCCGGAGCACAGACACCACTTCCTTTCACGGTACAAAGAGTATGCAGGATTACATCAATCGATAGAAGAGCTTGCCATTCTTACCGGAATACTAGAAAAAACAATCATCCTTAGAGGGTTATCGTGGTGCTATATGGCATGGTACGAGTACACTCAACAAGACCGTACTCTTAAAAACAACGATACATTTTCAACAATTGAACGCTATCTGGACAATCTTGAATGGTTTTTACAATAG
- a CDS encoding ABC transporter ATP-binding protein, whose translation MVFTIDSLCKKYSGKAVLSDVSFSVDKGDIVSLIGPSGVGKTTLLRILAGLEEQDSGSISFETPPSKNNPVIMVFQDYLLFPSLTVFENTAFALKARKLPASEIAKRVNTILEFFHLSDKRKQYPAQLSAGQKQRVAIARAMVVNPAVLLLDEPFANLDRNLKLETAEFIRDTQKEFGITTVSVTHDLEEAFAMSDKIGIMLNGRLEQFDTPSALYNSPESIDVARFLGPVNILTPELCTHLNIPAATIPKGRDYAIIRPEQLTLTQGTEARINRVQFGGHYIKYSLQVQNTELTAYGFTAQFAEGDTVGIQVSQQ comes from the coding sequence ATGGTTTTTACAATAGATTCCCTGTGTAAGAAATATAGCGGAAAAGCAGTGCTTTCCGATGTCTCATTCTCTGTAGATAAAGGAGACATCGTTTCCCTGATTGGCCCTTCAGGCGTGGGGAAAACAACACTGCTGCGCATTCTTGCCGGACTGGAAGAGCAAGACAGCGGTTCAATTTCATTTGAAACACCACCATCCAAGAACAATCCTGTCATCATGGTGTTTCAAGATTATCTGCTGTTCCCAAGCCTCACCGTTTTCGAAAATACGGCGTTTGCTTTAAAAGCACGAAAACTCCCTGCGTCAGAAATCGCAAAACGCGTGAACACCATTCTTGAATTCTTTCATCTTTCAGACAAACGAAAACAGTATCCTGCGCAGCTATCGGCTGGACAAAAGCAACGAGTCGCCATTGCCCGCGCTATGGTGGTAAATCCAGCAGTGCTGCTACTCGACGAACCTTTCGCAAATCTGGATCGAAATCTGAAGCTGGAAACCGCTGAATTTATCCGCGACACGCAAAAAGAGTTCGGCATCACAACAGTTAGTGTGACGCACGACCTTGAAGAAGCCTTTGCCATGTCCGACAAAATCGGCATCATGCTTAACGGAAGACTGGAACAATTCGACACGCCATCTGCACTATACAATTCACCAGAATCCATTGACGTTGCACGTTTTCTAGGACCTGTGAATATTTTGACACCTGAATTGTGTACTCATCTGAACATTCCCGCAGCAACCATCCCCAAAGGACGCGACTACGCCATCATCAGGCCGGAGCAGCTGACCCTGACACAAGGAACAGAGGCACGCATCAACCGTGTGCAATTTGGCGGACACTACATCAAATATTCACTGCAAGTGCAAAATACAGAACTGACAGCCTATGGCTTCACAGCACAATTTGCAGAAGGCGATACCGTTGGGATTCAAGTAAGTCAGCAATAG
- the sfsA gene encoding DNA/RNA nuclease SfsA: MSTHEPLISYPEGCIAGSFVRRVKRFSVEILVDGESVWIHSNNTGSMMGLLRQGSPILASPAANPNRKLKWTQEAVGLNMASGVKWVGVNTQTPNKMLKAAFEAGRLHWAEGYTLFKSEAKVGDSRADGVLRTADDSLPPLWIECKNVTMVEDEVACFPDAVTERGRKHLNNMINLVKQGQRAAFFYLIQRPDGHCFAPADVIDPAYADLFYEALELGVEVYPYRATVTEAGIELGELLPVNPKAF, translated from the coding sequence ATGTCTACACACGAGCCACTTATTTCATATCCAGAGGGATGCATTGCCGGTTCCTTTGTTCGCCGCGTGAAACGTTTTAGCGTAGAAATTCTTGTGGATGGTGAGTCCGTCTGGATACATTCCAATAATACCGGCTCAATGATGGGGCTGTTACGTCAGGGTTCCCCAATTTTAGCTTCGCCTGCTGCGAATCCTAATAGAAAATTGAAATGGACGCAGGAAGCAGTTGGTTTGAATATGGCATCCGGAGTTAAATGGGTCGGCGTGAATACTCAGACGCCGAATAAAATGCTCAAAGCTGCTTTTGAGGCGGGTAGATTGCATTGGGCAGAGGGCTACACTCTCTTTAAAAGTGAAGCAAAGGTTGGCGATAGCCGTGCGGACGGTGTGTTGCGGACAGCGGATGACTCATTACCGCCGCTATGGATTGAATGTAAAAACGTAACCATGGTTGAAGACGAAGTTGCTTGTTTTCCAGACGCCGTCACAGAGCGTGGACGAAAACATCTTAACAATATGATCAACCTTGTGAAGCAAGGGCAGCGCGCAGCATTTTTCTATCTTATTCAACGTCCGGATGGGCATTGTTTTGCTCCGGCAGATGTGATTGATCCGGCGTATGCAGATCTTTTTTATGAGGCGTTGGAACTTGGCGTTGAGGTATACCCGTACAGAGCGACTGTTACGGAAGCTGGGATTGAGCTTGGAGAGTTGCTTCCGGTTAATCCCAAAGCATTTTAA
- a CDS encoding pyridoxal phosphate-dependent aminotransferase: MKTSSRIAQLKPSATLAVNAKALELKAQGKEIISLAVGEPDFPTPDYVRDACKRALDEGFTRYGAVPGLPELRTAVANYFNVMYGTSARAEHTMITNGGKQALFNLFQSLINPGDEVIIPAPYWVSYPPMVQLAEGVPVAVAASAEAGFKVTVEQLEAARTEKTAVLLLNSPSNPTGAAYSRDEINAVAEWAISHNIFIISDEIYDQLVYAPAEHASLAPWWEKFPEQVCIVNGLAKSFAMTGWRIGYVLAHVDLIKAMSKIQGQSTSNVCSFAQKGAVAALTGGFEIVESMRASFRNRRDLAMSIIGKWPNVVCPVPQGAFYLFPDVHRLYNETYPDSAAMCTYLLEEAGVALVPGAAFGDDNCIRISYAVDEKTLEESLHKIARILFR, encoded by the coding sequence ATGAAGACTTCAAGCCGTATCGCACAACTAAAACCGTCTGCTACCTTGGCCGTTAACGCAAAAGCTCTTGAGCTCAAAGCACAGGGTAAAGAAATTATTAGCCTAGCTGTTGGGGAACCTGATTTTCCAACGCCAGACTATGTACGTGACGCGTGTAAACGCGCGCTGGACGAAGGTTTTACCAGATATGGTGCTGTACCGGGGCTTCCTGAACTTCGTACTGCTGTAGCTAACTACTTCAACGTTATGTATGGCACGTCCGCACGTGCTGAACACACCATGATCACAAACGGTGGCAAGCAGGCGCTCTTCAACCTGTTCCAGAGTCTCATCAACCCTGGCGATGAAGTCATCATCCCAGCACCATACTGGGTAAGCTATCCGCCAATGGTACAACTCGCTGAAGGCGTACCTGTAGCGGTTGCAGCCTCTGCTGAAGCAGGATTTAAAGTTACCGTTGAACAGCTCGAAGCTGCACGTACTGAAAAAACAGCTGTGCTACTGCTTAACTCTCCATCCAACCCGACTGGCGCTGCGTACTCCCGAGATGAAATTAACGCCGTCGCGGAATGGGCTATCAGTCATAACATCTTTATTATTTCCGACGAAATTTACGATCAACTCGTATATGCACCAGCAGAGCACGCTTCACTTGCTCCATGGTGGGAAAAATTCCCAGAACAGGTCTGTATCGTAAACGGTCTGGCAAAAAGCTTTGCCATGACAGGTTGGCGCATCGGCTACGTTCTTGCGCATGTTGATCTCATCAAAGCAATGAGCAAGATTCAAGGTCAGTCCACATCAAACGTCTGCTCTTTCGCACAAAAAGGTGCTGTTGCAGCGCTTACTGGCGGCTTTGAAATCGTTGAATCCATGCGAGCCTCTTTCCGCAACCGCCGTGACCTTGCCATGAGCATTATCGGAAAATGGCCTAATGTTGTATGTCCTGTGCCACAGGGTGCGTTCTACCTTTTCCCAGATGTCCATCGTTTATACAACGAAACATACCCAGACTCTGCTGCAATGTGCACATACCTGCTTGAAGAGGCAGGCGTTGCGTTGGTTCCGGGTGCTGCATTCGGTGATGACAACTGCATTCGCATTTCATACGCAGTGGACGAAAAAACACTCGAAGAATCTTTGCATAAAATTGCTCGTATCCTTTTTAGATAA
- a CDS encoding glucose-6-phosphate isomerase, which yields MTINTLDWTGAWNGRLSEKDEQRHAARCEKLATHLYEEIDGDRLPFINLPYREELEKNLIEHSPWLQSFDHMLLLGIGGSALGTRALQRAFFPEQDMPNHTGKRLWISDNVDAGTTEEWLTRLPAEKTVVIVISKSGGTIETIAQYFVVREWLKEHLGDAWTDHIMLITDAHNGYLRDEVNRLGVRSMPVPENLGGRYSVLSAVGLVPAAFLGIDWKALLDGAMSVGDSLCKHGCGERTMLTHPAWKIASWAKTLMEEDYNILLFFTYIPKWASFGDWFAQLWAESLGKDGKGSTPLPAKGVTDQHSTQQLYLGGPRDKGCLYLTCPNQPEGITFAKDLPERWDYLRGEKFGTLLQAETLGSRVALGQTETPLVEIRVGEATETEAGRLIALLEIATVLTGWLLEINPLNQPHVELGKRLANARLGATGYDEESKQLEHFLGREPDIQEF from the coding sequence ATGACAATAAATACACTTGATTGGACAGGAGCATGGAACGGACGCCTTTCCGAAAAAGACGAGCAGCGTCATGCTGCCCGCTGTGAAAAGCTCGCCACGCACCTATATGAAGAAATTGACGGTGACAGACTGCCGTTTATCAACTTGCCCTATCGAGAAGAACTTGAGAAAAATCTCATAGAACACTCTCCGTGGCTGCAATCTTTTGACCATATGCTGCTTTTGGGCATTGGTGGCAGCGCATTAGGAACAAGAGCACTCCAGCGTGCATTTTTTCCTGAACAGGATATGCCGAATCATACCGGCAAACGCCTGTGGATTTCAGATAACGTTGATGCCGGAACAACAGAAGAATGGCTGACACGTTTACCTGCAGAAAAAACAGTCGTTATTGTTATTTCTAAATCCGGTGGAACCATTGAGACCATTGCACAGTACTTTGTTGTGCGTGAATGGCTTAAGGAGCACCTTGGCGACGCATGGACTGATCACATTATGCTCATTACAGATGCCCACAACGGTTATCTGCGAGATGAAGTGAACAGACTTGGCGTGCGTTCTATGCCTGTGCCAGAGAACCTTGGCGGTCGCTACTCCGTGCTCAGCGCGGTTGGACTTGTTCCGGCAGCGTTCCTTGGTATTGACTGGAAAGCTTTGCTTGATGGTGCTATGTCAGTTGGTGACAGCCTATGTAAACATGGATGCGGTGAGCGCACTATGTTGACCCACCCTGCATGGAAAATTGCATCGTGGGCAAAAACACTTATGGAAGAAGATTACAACATTCTGTTGTTCTTTACCTATATTCCTAAGTGGGCTTCCTTTGGTGACTGGTTTGCACAACTCTGGGCTGAAAGTCTTGGCAAAGATGGAAAAGGTTCTACACCGCTTCCTGCCAAAGGCGTTACAGACCAACATTCAACGCAGCAGCTCTACCTTGGTGGACCACGCGACAAAGGTTGTTTGTACCTCACTTGTCCAAATCAGCCGGAAGGCATTACCTTTGCCAAAGATCTGCCTGAACGATGGGACTACCTTCGCGGTGAAAAGTTTGGCACCTTACTGCAGGCAGAAACTCTTGGTTCCCGCGTGGCTCTCGGTCAAACCGAGACACCACTTGTAGAAATTAGAGTGGGTGAAGCAACAGAAACTGAAGCCGGACGCCTTATTGCACTGTTGGAAATTGCCACAGTACTTACAGGCTGGCTGCTTGAAATAAATCCGCTTAACCAGCCGCATGTCGAACTCGGCAAGCGATTGGCTAATGCACGGCTCGGTGCCACTGGCTACGATGAAGAAAGCAAACAGCTTGAACACTTCTTAGGCAGGGAGCCCGACATTCAGGAGTTCTAG